GCACAGCTCGGCAGTGGATGCCGGGAGCGCGCTCAATCTGCTGGCGTCGACCGCGAACGGGTCCGCGCCGTCGTCGGGACCGCCCGCGCTCACGCCGGCCAGGCCGCCGCGACGGCCTCGCGCACCTCGCCGAGAAGCTGGGGCAGGGCCTTGGTGCGGGCGATGATCGGGAAGAAGTTCGCATCCGAGCTCCACCGCGGAACGATGTGCTGGTGCAGGTGCTCGTCGACCCCCGCCCCCGCGACCGCACCCTGGTTCATCCCGATGTTGAAGCCGTCGCAGCGCGACACGGCGCGCAGCACCCTCATGCCGACCTGGGTCAGCTCACCGATCTCGGCAACCTCTTCGGGGGTCGCCTGGTCGTACGTCGCGATGTGGCGGTAGGGGCACACGAGCATGTGTCCCGAGTTGTACGGGAAGAGGTTCAGCAGCACGTAGGACGTGACGCCGCGGTGGACGATGAGCCCATCGGCATCCGACTTCTGCGGGGCGGCGCAGAACGGGCACCCCGATCCGCGCAGGGCGTCGGCACCGGTGTTGATGTACGCCATGCGATGCGGCGTCCAGAGCCGCTGGAAACCGTCGGGGACGCCGGCGAAAGCGCTCGCCTGCTCGAGGCGGGCATCACCGTCGGCGTCCCCCGCGCTCACGCCAGGTCCTCCGCAGTGTTGACGAGCAGCTTGCCCGAGATCGCGGCGACGATCTTGTCGATCGCCTCATCCACCGGAATGCCGTTGGTCTGCGACCCGTCGCGGAAGCGGAACGAGACCGTGCCCGCGGAGCGATCCTGCTCCCCCGCGATGAGCTGCAGCGGCACCTTCTGGGTCGTGTGCGTGCGGATCTTCTTCGGCATGCGGTCGTCGGAGTGGTCGACCTCGGCGCGCACGCCCGCGGCCCGCAGCCGCGCGACGATCTCGTCGAGGTAGGGGGCGAAGTCGTCCGCGACGGGGATGCCGACGACCTGCACGGGAGCCAGCCACACGGGGAACGCGCCGGCGTAGTGCTCGAGCAGGATCGCGAAGAAGCGCTCCACCGAGCCGAACAGAGCACGGTGGATCATCACGGGGCGGTGCTTCTCGCCGTCGGGGCCGGTGTACTCGAGCTCGAAACGCTCGGGCTGGTTGAAGTCGAGCTGGATGGTCGACATCTGCCAGGTGCGCCCGATCGCGTCGCGTGCTTGCACGGAGATCTTCGGTCCGTAGAAGGCGGCGCCGCCAGGGTCGGGCACCAGCTCGAGGCCCGAGCCCTCGGCGACCTCGCGCAGCGTCTCGGTCGCCTCGGTCCAGAGCGCGTCGGCCCCGATGAACTTCGGGTTGCCGTCTTCCTTCGTCGAGAGCTCGAGGTAGAAGTCGTTGAGGCCGTAGTCGCGGAGGGTCTGCAGCACGAAGTCGAGGCTGTGGGTGAGCTCGCCCTTGACCTGGTCGGCCGTGACGTAGATGTGGGTGTCGTCCTGGGTCATCCCGCGCACGCGCGTGAGGCCGGAGAGGGTGCCGCTCTTCTCGTAACGGTAGACGGATCCGAACTCGCTCAGGCGCAGCGGCAGCTCACGGTAGGAGCGTCCGCGCGAACGGAAGATGAGGTTGTGGAACGGGCAGTTCATGGGCTTCAGGTAGTACTCCTGGCCCTCGCGGCTGACGTGACCGTCGGCATCCACGACCTCGTCGAGCACCATCGGCGGGTACATGCCGTCGGCGTACCACTGCAGGTGACCGCTGGTCATGAACAGGTCGCCCTTGGTGATGTGCGGGGTGTTCACGACCTCGTAGCCGCTGGCGAGCAGGCGCTCGCGCATGTAGCGCTCGATCTCGTAGCGGATGATGCCGCCCTTGGGGTGGAACACGCTGAGGCCGGGGCCGATCTCGTCGGGGAACGAGAAGAGGTCGAGTTCCTTGCCCAGCTTGCGGTGGTCGCGCTTGGCGGCCTCTTCGAGGCGCTGCTGGTAGGCGCGCAGCTCGTCCTTGGTGGGCCACGCGGTGCCGTAGATGCGCTGCAGCTGCGGGTTCTTCTCGCTGCCGCGCCAGTACGCGCCGGCCACTCGGGTGAGGTCCCATCCGTTCGCGACGTAGCGGGTGCCGGGAACGTGGGGCCCGCGGCAGAGGTCGCGCCAGACCACCTCGCCCTCGCGGTTCACGTTCTCGTAGACCGTGAGCTCGCCCGCGCCGATCTCGGCGGACGCGCCCTCGGCGGCGTTGGCGCCCGAGCCCGGGCCGCCGGCGAGGGAGATGAGCTCGAGCTTGAACGGCTCGCCGGCCATGAGCTCTCGCGCCTCGGTCTCGTCGACCACGCGGCGGACGAAGCGCTGATTCTCGCGGACGATGCGCTCCATCTCCTTCTTGATGGCCTTGAGGTCTTCGGGCGTGAACGGGTCGACGTTGCCGAAGTCGAAGTAGAAGCCGTCGGTGATCGGGGGGCCGATGCCGAGGTTCGACTGCGGCTTGATGCGCTGCACGGCCTGGGCCATGACGTGCGCGGTGGAGTGGCGCAGGATCGACAGACCGTCGGCGCTGTCGACCAGCACGGGCTCGACCGCGTCATCGGCCGTGACGACGGTGGAGAGGTCCTTCAGGTCGCCGTTGACGCGCAGAGCGACGACGGAACGGTCGGAAAACAGGGCGAAGCCGTCGGCGGGATAGGTCACGTCCGCCGCGGGTGAGACATCGGTCAAGGGAAGGTCTCCAGAAGAGGGATCGGATGGGATGCTCAGCTTCGGGCGCCGTGCGCCCCGCCCGCTCAGGCCCAGATCGTTCGTACGCCGGGCGTGCGCGCGCCGGTCGCGAAGGCGGTGATCCGGCTCAGTTCCATGTGTGCAGTCTATCGCCGCCCGGGACTGGTCGATGAGGGTCCATGATGGATGCCGTGTTGCTTGCCGTGATCGGAGCGGTGCTGCTGCTCCTGGGCGGCGCAGCCGTCGTGTTCGGAGTTCTGCCGGTGGACGCGGCGCTGGAGATCGGCGACCGCGTGTGGCCGATCCTTCTGTTCGTCGTCGCCGTGACGATCGTCGCGGAGCTCGCGGCGCGCGCCGGTGTGTTCGACGCCGCCGCAGCGCGCCTGGCGCGCCTCTCGCGAGGTCGGGTGATCGTGCTGTGGCTCATGGTGGTGGTGTTCGCCGCCGTCGTGACGGCGTTCCTGTCGTTGGACACCACGGCTGTGCTCTTGACGCCGGTGGTCGTCGCGGTCGCCCGCGCCAATGGGCTCTCGCCGATGCCCTTCGCATTCGCGACCGTGTGGCTGGCCAATACCGCGTCGCTGTTCCTGCCGGTGTCCAACCTCACCAACCTGCTCGCCGCGCATCGGCTCGGCGATCTCGACGCGCTCGGCTTCCTGGGCCTTCTGGGACCGTCGGCGATCATCGCGACGGTCGTCACGGTGATCCTGCTGTGGCTCACGAACCGGCGTGACCTGCGGGGTCGCTCTACCCCCGCCCGTC
The DNA window shown above is from Microbacterium laevaniformans and carries:
- a CDS encoding HIT family protein; this encodes MSAGDADGDARLEQASAFAGVPDGFQRLWTPHRMAYINTGADALRGSGCPFCAAPQKSDADGLIVHRGVTSYVLLNLFPYNSGHMLVCPYRHIATYDQATPEEVAEIGELTQVGMRVLRAVSRCDGFNIGMNQGAVAGAGVDEHLHQHIVPRWSSDANFFPIIARTKALPQLLGEVREAVAAAWPA
- the thrS gene encoding threonine--tRNA ligase, which encodes MTDVSPAADVTYPADGFALFSDRSVVALRVNGDLKDLSTVVTADDAVEPVLVDSADGLSILRHSTAHVMAQAVQRIKPQSNLGIGPPITDGFYFDFGNVDPFTPEDLKAIKKEMERIVRENQRFVRRVVDETEARELMAGEPFKLELISLAGGPGSGANAAEGASAEIGAGELTVYENVNREGEVVWRDLCRGPHVPGTRYVANGWDLTRVAGAYWRGSEKNPQLQRIYGTAWPTKDELRAYQQRLEEAAKRDHRKLGKELDLFSFPDEIGPGLSVFHPKGGIIRYEIERYMRERLLASGYEVVNTPHITKGDLFMTSGHLQWYADGMYPPMVLDEVVDADGHVSREGQEYYLKPMNCPFHNLIFRSRGRSYRELPLRLSEFGSVYRYEKSGTLSGLTRVRGMTQDDTHIYVTADQVKGELTHSLDFVLQTLRDYGLNDFYLELSTKEDGNPKFIGADALWTEATETLREVAEGSGLELVPDPGGAAFYGPKISVQARDAIGRTWQMSTIQLDFNQPERFELEYTGPDGEKHRPVMIHRALFGSVERFFAILLEHYAGAFPVWLAPVQVVGIPVADDFAPYLDEIVARLRAAGVRAEVDHSDDRMPKKIRTHTTQKVPLQLIAGEQDRSAGTVSFRFRDGSQTNGIPVDEAIDKIVAAISGKLLVNTAEDLA
- a CDS encoding ArsB/NhaD family transporter; translation: MDAVLLAVIGAVLLLLGGAAVVFGVLPVDAALEIGDRVWPILLFVVAVTIVAELAARAGVFDAAAARLARLSRGRVIVLWLMVVVFAAVVTAFLSLDTTAVLLTPVVVAVARANGLSPMPFAFATVWLANTASLFLPVSNLTNLLAAHRLGDLDALGFLGLLGPSAIIATVVTVILLWLTNRRDLRGRSTPARPPRVSDPVLLRISAIVLVVMMPLLVIGIAPWMPALGAAVVLTIVFAWRSPTALRWALVPWQLVVFASGLFLAVGAAEALGSGALLAAATGSGEDLVSLWQVAGVGMLGANVVNNLPAYLALESAAGSPVRLAALLIGVNAGPLITPWASLATLLWHERLHAVGVDVPWNRYILLGLVVAPLTVALAVIPLALH